Proteins encoded together in one Octopus bimaculoides isolate UCB-OBI-ISO-001 chromosome 24, ASM119413v2, whole genome shotgun sequence window:
- the LOC106881510 gene encoding histone-lysine N-methyltransferase SETMAR-like has protein sequence MSSKTIQQKRPNRQNDILLQHDNTHPHIANSSYDSRTRIGSAASSSIPPYSPDLMLSAFHLFQPLLNGLCGISFNNDVELRAWLGKFFDPRPGDFYCRGIGKLIE, from the coding sequence ATGTCCAGCAAaacaattcagcaaaaaagaccgaatAGGCAAAATGACATTCTGCTGCAACACGACAACACCCATCCTCACATTGCCAATTCAAGTTATGATTCAAGAACTCGAATAGGAAGTGCTGCCTCATCTTCCATACCTCCATACTCTCCAGACTTGATGCTATCAGCTTTTCATCTCTTTCAACCACTTTTGAATGGTTTGTGTGGTATATCATTCAATAATGATGTGGAATTGAGGGCTTGGTTGGGCAAATTCTTTGACCCAAGACCAGGAGATTTCTATTGCCGAGGCATCGGAAAACTTATTGAATGA